TGAGGCTAATGCACGGCTGCATCCCGGCTGGAGACGCAGAGCATCACTGCAAAGTGCTCAGGCAGTAGCACAAGTTTCCCTCTGTAGACTGCAGCGTCCACGGGCGGGCAAAGCCGTGTCCCGGggccgctgcggggcggcgggctCCTGCCCCGAGTGGGGGGCTGCTGCGCCtcggagccgccccgccgcgggcgatTCCCGGGCGCCGGTGCCCAGCCCGCAGCCGGGAGCAGCGAGCCGCGGAGCTGGGGCTCGTCTTGCCCGacggccgccggggcggggggcgctcgCACGGGAGGCGGGCGGGTGGCCCAGGCACACGGCAGCGGGAAGGTGAAGCCCCAAATGGCCTTAGAGGCCGAAGAATTGGGCTCCGTGGCCAGAGAGGTGGGGAAACCTGCAGCTGGCACCTAAGGCGGTGCTTCAGCACCTCAGCCCAGGCGGCCTGAATTTCAGAGGCGCTGaacttctgcagctgctgctgagggCAGAGGCTACTGGGAGGGATGGAAACTCGGGAACTGGTTTAACTACGCGCGGTCTTTGGGACCGCCCGGTACATGTTTGAATGCAGATTGGTGGCGGGAACGACCGCAGGGGCTAGGTCTTAATCTAATCTTGAATGTCGTGGGACGGGGGCACTACGGGGACAGAGGAAAATTGTCTTTGACAAGACAGGGGTTGTAATGCCCTCGCACCCAGCTTTCTCGCAGGTTTAGCTCGGTGCTGCTGCCGTGCCTTGGCCCCCAGCTGCGGAGAGCGGCTCCCCGGGCTTGCCTGCAGCCGGCGAGCCCTTAGCCAGGGGCTCCAGCAGCCGGGGCTCCCCGTCCCGGCGCTGTCACGGACGGGGAGGTGTTTAGAGGCGCAGCGGGAGGTGTTTGAAGCCCCGCTGCTTCTGCAGGGCTTTGCAGAGCTCCCTCGCGGCCTCGGCGGCATCTGCGGGGGGCTCTTCCCCGCCGGGGGGGCGAGCGCTGGGACCGCCCCCGGGGACGCTCGGGGACCTCCTGCTCTTCcaggccgccgccggcccccgaggccccgggcggccgcagcgcccagcggcggggcagcgcggcgtggagcggccccggccccggcccgccgccccccgccgcgcatCCTCCCCCGCCCGCAGTTTCGCCTTCCCCGCCTCGGCCGCGGAGCGGCTATCGCAAGGTAGGCGAAAGGGAAAGCGAACGCGGCGCTCCGAAGTGAGTTAGAGAGAGAGACAAGTCGAGGTTGGACGTGTATTTACTCAacctttattatttaaaaaaagtcataaaaaaaaagtgaacgAACGTCTTACAAAACCCCCCCACATAAATAGGACATTCCGTTCAGCTCTGGCTATTGGCAGTTCTAGTACTTGACAACATCAGACGCGATTTCCTGGCATTAGAGAAACCCATTTCAAAATCGGTCATCACAAAGAAATACTAGAAATCCCAGTTAGCGCTTGCTAGGCAGCACGGAGCACTTGTACACAACTTTTCAGACACACACCCGCGCACACACACAGCTGGGAACAGATCCCGTAGGAAGAGAGCCTCCTTAAAAAATAGTAAAcgcttctccaaaaaaaaaaaaaagttatttacaaaACGCACATGGAAATACAGTATTGACAGAGCGTGGCTGGCAAATCAACATGATTTGAATAGAGAAAGGACTATGGCACATCTTGCTCGAAAGCTCGCACAGCAGCCTCCTTCGCGCGTCCCCGGGGGGAGGCAGCTCCCGCCGTCCGCCCCGCCGTGCCGtctccctctccacctcccccccGTCCGCCCCCCGCCTCTCCACCCCTCCGCTTCCCGCCGGGTCCTTTTACACTTGGATGACCACCGTGCTGGGGCTCTGGAGGCGGGTTTTGTACTGGTCTAGCCAGCTCCTCAGCTCCGAGATCTTGTAGCCCTCGGGTCCTCTGCCTCCCTGGTACATCACCTTCTCCTCCTGGATGATGTAGAGCCTCTCGAAGTAGGCGCCGTAGGCGGCGCTGGAAGCATTGTCCATGGTGTCCACGGCCAGGGGGCAATCGGGCGCCCCCTCCCTCATGAGCTGAGCTGCCCGCAGCCTGTCCTGGAGGCACTGGTGCTTGGGGATCTTGTAGGCTGCGTCCGAGCTGACCCAGCCGTCGGAGGGGTGCGCTTCCTCGATGTACACCAGCAGGAAGTCGGCAATGTCCACGAAGTGCGCGGCCAGGCGCCGGAAGGAGCGCAGGCGGGCCATGAAGGGCGGTCAGGTGCAGCTGCCGAAGTTGAGGATGAGGGGTCTCTTCCCGCGGGCGAAGTCGAGGATGCGCAGCCGCTTCTGCCCGTCCAGCTGGATCACCTCGGGGTTGGGGGCTAAGGAGCCCACGTGCGCCGACTTGAAGAAGTCCAGCTTCTGCCCGTGCCACACGGCTTTCAGCGACTCCAGCGTGAACATGCGGTTGGAGTCGGACACGCAGACCGGGGGGTCGTCGGGGGGCGGCCCCTCGCCGGCGCcggcc
This window of the Dromaius novaehollandiae isolate bDroNov1 chromosome 5, bDroNov1.hap1, whole genome shotgun sequence genome carries:
- the DIO3 gene encoding thyroxine 5-deiodinase; amino-acid sequence: MLHSLGVHTLQLLTQAAACILLFPRFLLTAVMLWLLDFLCIRKKMLTTPAAEEAAGAGEGPPPDDPPVCVSDSNRMFTLESLKAVWHGQKLDFFKSAHVGSLAPNPEVIQLDGQKRLRILDFARGKRPLILNFGSCTUPPFMARLRSFRRLAAHFVDIADFLLVYIEEAHPSDGWVSSDAAYKIPKHQCLQDRLRAAQLMREGAPDCPLAVDTMDNASSAAYGAYFERLYIIQEEKVMYQGGRGPEGYKISELRSWLDQYKTRLQSPSTVVIQV